The following are encoded in a window of Naumovozyma castellii chromosome 8, complete genome genomic DNA:
- the NCAS0H01560 gene encoding uncharacterized protein (ancestral locus Anc_5.333), producing MSTSKLGENKNENSKKVNKGPSLRHDPSNDKQISSEGLIKGETPKKERPLKMEEPESLGPPERYLYKFDGKNYVNKKSGLVVSTGEFIRAHYEWLGKTSASSNHSDTNLGPLEIDDLIRVESQFAAKILGKPPMSKHYLHTFEFFFMEFLWEESLIDKGLEVEDSDANVKFHRLLYELVVFWRNYSRKERRIPNFTMLHAVKELECFRIYIKKSVAWLYQHTKEVKPLLLATRKRSEEKDVEWGFPDWKQVPSLEMDGIDEFNIDSKLNELLAVGKGLRSG from the coding sequence ATGAGTACTTCTAAACTAGGTGAGaataagaatgaaaataGCAAAAAAGTGAACAAAGGTCCATCTTTACGACATGATCCCTCAAATGATAAACAGATATCTTCTGAGGGGTTAATAAAAGGTGAAACTCCAAAAAAAGAACGTCCCTTAAAGATGGAGGAGCCGGAAAGTTTAGGTCCTCCGGAAAGATACCTGTATAAGTTTGATGGGAAAAATTATGTTAATAAGAAAAGTGGGTTAGTAGTATCGACAGGAGAGTTCATAAGGGCCCATTACGAATGGCTCGGAAAAACTAGTGCGTCATCTAACCACAGCGATACTAATTTAGGTCCCTTAGAGATTGATGATCTTATCAGAGTAGAATCCCAGTTTGCGGCAAAAATATTAGGCAAACCACCCATGTCGAAACATTATCTTCATACCTTcgaatttttctttatgGAATTTCTCTGGGAGGAAAGTCTTATCGATAAAGGGTTAGAGGTGGAGGATAGCGATGCTAATGTTAAGTTTCACCGGTTATTATACGAACTAGTTGTGTTCTGgagaaattattcaaggAAAGAGAGAAGAATACCAAATTTCACCATGTTGCATGCTGTTAAGGAGTTGGAGTGCTTTAGAATTTATATCAAGAAATCGGTCGCATGGCTATATCAGCATACGAAGGAAGTGAAGCCTCTGTTACTAGCAACACGAAAGAGGTCAGAGGAAAAAGATGTCGAGTGGGGGTTCCCCGATTGGAAACAAGTACCTTCCCTAGAAATGGATGGAATAGACGAATTTAATATCGATAGTAAGTTGAATGAATTACTAGCAGTAGGAAAAGGATTGAGATCCGGATAA